The nucleotide sequence GCAACGGCTTGGGCGGAGCGGCCGCGGGCTGCCGTTGTGCGTCGGATGCACAATGGCCGGGGGCCGGGGGCCGGGGGCCGGGGGCCGGACGCACCTCGCCCGCCGGCGCGCGAATGTTAGCCGTGCCGCCCGGCCGGAGCAACGGCGGTCTGAAACGCAGCTCCGACTCTGCCGTTCCCGCCGGGTAAAGGGTCTGTTAGGTGTCTTGCTCTATGGCCCTGAGGACCGATTACGTCGTGGTGCGCCGATGACCCAGCCGCTCAACCGCTTGGAAACCCTGTCGCTCGGCATCGTGGTGGAACGCCGCAGGAGCGCCAGCCCCTGGGCCGACTGGGTGTGGCGCCCGGTCTCCGTCATCCCCGGCGCCCCGCCGGTGGACGGCGGGCCGCGCATCCTGCTGGAGGGCGACGGCTGGCTGCATCTGCATGCCGCCACCCTGCCGCTGGAACTCTACCGGACCGATACGGAGGGCTATCGCCTGAACCTGTCGCAGGAGCCGCCGCGGCTGTGGATCGTCCTGCGCCCCGACGAGTCCGGCGAGGCGATGGTGCCCTTCTTCGTCACCGCCTCCGCCCATGAGGGCGAGGCCTATCAGGTGAGCGGGGCGGAAAGCGTCGATACCGTGCCGATGCCGCCGGAGGTGATCGCGCTGGTCCGCGACTTCACCGAACAGCACCATGTCGACGTGCCCTTCGAGAAGCGCGAGCGCAAGCGCCACTTCGACAAGGACGGCGCCCGGCGATGAGCGGCGAGGACTTCCTGTCGCGCTGGTCGCGCCTGAAGCGCAGCGCCGTCAAGCCGCCGGCGCCCGAGCCGCTCGCGGAGGCGGTGCCGCCGCCGGCCGCTCCCCTGCCGGATCCGTCCTTGCCGGATGCCGGCCCGCCTGTGGCTGCCGAAACGGCTGGACGGCGTGCGGCCGGACAGCGCGCGGACGAGCCGGGGGCGGACGTCGCCGAGGAGGATCCGCTGACGGATCTGCCGCCGGTCGAGGAACTGACGGCGGACTCCGACTTCACCCCCTTCCTGCGGGCCGAGGTGCCGGAGGACCTGCACCGGCAGGCGCTGCGCAAGCTGTGGACCTCCGACCCGGTCTATGCCAACGACGACGGATTGAAGGATTATGCCGACGACTATACCGGGATGTTCGACCTGTCGGAGCCGGTGAAGACGCTCT is from Azospirillum thermophilum and encodes:
- a CDS encoding DUF3305 domain-containing protein produces the protein MTQPLNRLETLSLGIVVERRRSASPWADWVWRPVSVIPGAPPVDGGPRILLEGDGWLHLHAATLPLELYRTDTEGYRLNLSQEPPRLWIVLRPDESGEAMVPFFVTASAHEGEAYQVSGAESVDTVPMPPEVIALVRDFTEQHHVDVPFEKRERKRHFDKDGARR
- a CDS encoding DUF3306 domain-containing protein, with the translated sequence MSGEDFLSRWSRLKRSAVKPPAPEPLAEAVPPPAAPLPDPSLPDAGPPVAAETAGRRAAGQRADEPGADVAEEDPLTDLPPVEELTADSDFTPFLRAEVPEDLHRQALRKLWTSDPVYANDDGLKDYADDYTGMFDLSEPVKTLYRVGRGFLESVEDIAEPAAVPAQAEGCDKLPRDDVAETTDSAADKGEERTV